The following proteins are encoded in a genomic region of Cherax quadricarinatus isolate ZL_2023a chromosome 5, ASM3850222v1, whole genome shotgun sequence:
- the LOC128684717 gene encoding equilibrative nucleoside transporter 1-like isoform X1 → MVLSVAIEGDEQSGRDGPTTQNPSEPDPPKSPVDVVVQISPSKGGVVYGCFLLLGLGTLLPWNFFITAQTYWDFKFRNTSHTNETMSEPTELQRLYTPMQVCFSQIPNFVFLFINALFSHKLPQRLRLLVSLTLMIILFALTTILTQINTDDWQKGFFILTILIIILINSSGAIFQCGLFGVAGMFPEKYMTAVVAGQALGGVFASGARIVSLSVGAKDENAAFIYFMIAVVVMILTLTAYLYMSKTEFYNHYTNCQAPEKDKSGPPAGRTVAEQIETFKDIWPIGLSVCGVFAVTLGAFPALCVKIISHSEDDKWANVYFQPVVTFLLFNVGDYIGRQGAGFLMWPQRGSKILYIMVLLRVVFIPLFLLCNHNPNSAIPTVFGHDAWYVVFMLLFSLSNGYCSSLCMMYGPKMVSEDKAEVASSMMAAMLGLGLLTGGLSSFAFALIG, encoded by the exons aggtggtgtggtgtatggCTGCTTCCTGCTCCTGGGCCTGGGCACACTGTTACCATGGAACTTTTTCATCACTGCTCAGACG TACTGGGATTTCAAGTTCCGAAATACATCCCACACCAACGAGACGATGTCTGAGCCAACAGAATTGCAAAGGTTATACACACCTATGCAGGTCTGCTTCTCTCAGATACCCAACTTTGTGTTCCTCTTTATCAATGCTCTCTTCAGCCATAA GCTCCCACAGCGACTGAGGCTTCTAGTATCGCTAACTTTGATGATCATACTCTTCGCCTTGACCACGATACTCACCCAGATCAACACAGATGATTGGCAGAAGGGCTTCTTTATATTAACTATCCTCATCATCATTCTTATCAACA GTTCAGGTGCAATCTTCCAATGTGGCTTATTTGGTGTAGCAGGCATGTTTCCTGAGAAATACATGACTGCTGTAGTGGCTGGGCAAGCTCTAGGAGGTGTATTTGCCTCTGGGGCACGTATTGTCTCCCTCTCAGTGGGAGCAAAGGATGAAAATGCTGCATTTATATACTTCATGATTGCTGTTGTTGTAATGATCCTCACACTTACTGCCTACCTCTATATGTCCAAAACT GAATTTTACAACCACTACACCAACTGCCAAGCACCTGAAAAAGATAAGAGTGGGCCTCCTGCTGGCAGGACAGTAGCTGAACAAATAGAGACCTTTAAGGATATATGGCCTATTGGATTGTCAGTATGTGGAGTTTTTGCAGTAACACTTGGAGCATTCCCAGCTCTCTGTGTTAAGATAATTTCACACTCAGAAGATGATAAATGGGCAA ATGTGTACTTCCAGCCTGTAGTTACTTTTCTATTGTTCAACGTGGGTGACTATATAGGTCGCCAAGGTGCTGGTTTTCTAATGTGG CCTCAGCGTGGATCAAAGATTCTGTACATTATGGTATTGTTGCGCGTTGTTTTCATTCCTCTGTTCCTTCTGTGCAACCACAACCCTAACTCAGCCATTCCAACTGTATTTGGCCATGATGCTTGGTATGTGGTTTTCAtgctcctcttctccctctccaaCGGCTACTGTTCATCACTCTGCATGATGTACGGCCCAAA gaTGGTGTCTGAGGATAAGGCTGAAGTGGCTAGTAGTATGATGGCTGCCATGCTGGGCTTAGGCCTACTTACTGGAGGCCTCTCTTCATTTGCCTTTGCACTCATTGGTTAG
- the LOC128684717 gene encoding equilibrative nucleoside transporter 1-like isoform X2: MLSKGGVVYGCFLLLGLGTLLPWNFFITAQTYWDFKFRNTSHTNETMSEPTELQRLYTPMQVCFSQIPNFVFLFINALFSHKLPQRLRLLVSLTLMIILFALTTILTQINTDDWQKGFFILTILIIILINSSGAIFQCGLFGVAGMFPEKYMTAVVAGQALGGVFASGARIVSLSVGAKDENAAFIYFMIAVVVMILTLTAYLYMSKTEFYNHYTNCQAPEKDKSGPPAGRTVAEQIETFKDIWPIGLSVCGVFAVTLGAFPALCVKIISHSEDDKWANVYFQPVVTFLLFNVGDYIGRQGAGFLMWPQRGSKILYIMVLLRVVFIPLFLLCNHNPNSAIPTVFGHDAWYVVFMLLFSLSNGYCSSLCMMYGPKMVSEDKAEVASSMMAAMLGLGLLTGGLSSFAFALIG; encoded by the exons aggtggtgtggtgtatggCTGCTTCCTGCTCCTGGGCCTGGGCACACTGTTACCATGGAACTTTTTCATCACTGCTCAGACG TACTGGGATTTCAAGTTCCGAAATACATCCCACACCAACGAGACGATGTCTGAGCCAACAGAATTGCAAAGGTTATACACACCTATGCAGGTCTGCTTCTCTCAGATACCCAACTTTGTGTTCCTCTTTATCAATGCTCTCTTCAGCCATAA GCTCCCACAGCGACTGAGGCTTCTAGTATCGCTAACTTTGATGATCATACTCTTCGCCTTGACCACGATACTCACCCAGATCAACACAGATGATTGGCAGAAGGGCTTCTTTATATTAACTATCCTCATCATCATTCTTATCAACA GTTCAGGTGCAATCTTCCAATGTGGCTTATTTGGTGTAGCAGGCATGTTTCCTGAGAAATACATGACTGCTGTAGTGGCTGGGCAAGCTCTAGGAGGTGTATTTGCCTCTGGGGCACGTATTGTCTCCCTCTCAGTGGGAGCAAAGGATGAAAATGCTGCATTTATATACTTCATGATTGCTGTTGTTGTAATGATCCTCACACTTACTGCCTACCTCTATATGTCCAAAACT GAATTTTACAACCACTACACCAACTGCCAAGCACCTGAAAAAGATAAGAGTGGGCCTCCTGCTGGCAGGACAGTAGCTGAACAAATAGAGACCTTTAAGGATATATGGCCTATTGGATTGTCAGTATGTGGAGTTTTTGCAGTAACACTTGGAGCATTCCCAGCTCTCTGTGTTAAGATAATTTCACACTCAGAAGATGATAAATGGGCAA ATGTGTACTTCCAGCCTGTAGTTACTTTTCTATTGTTCAACGTGGGTGACTATATAGGTCGCCAAGGTGCTGGTTTTCTAATGTGG CCTCAGCGTGGATCAAAGATTCTGTACATTATGGTATTGTTGCGCGTTGTTTTCATTCCTCTGTTCCTTCTGTGCAACCACAACCCTAACTCAGCCATTCCAACTGTATTTGGCCATGATGCTTGGTATGTGGTTTTCAtgctcctcttctccctctccaaCGGCTACTGTTCATCACTCTGCATGATGTACGGCCCAAA gaTGGTGTCTGAGGATAAGGCTGAAGTGGCTAGTAGTATGATGGCTGCCATGCTGGGCTTAGGCCTACTTACTGGAGGCCTCTCTTCATTTGCCTTTGCACTCATTGGTTAG